The sequence AGCGTCAGCCAGGTCTCGAACGGGCCGGGGGTGTTGCCGGTCAGGTCGCGTCGATCCTTCAGCGCCTTGTGCACGGCCTCGTCGCGCACCACGAGCGCACCCATCTGGACGTCGCTGTGGCCGGCGAGGAACTTAGTCGCCGAGTGCAGCACGATGTCGGCGCCCGACTCGAGCGGGTTCTGCCGCAGCGGGGTGGCGAAGGTGTTGTCCACGACGACCCGGATGCTGAGCTCGTGGGCGGCCTCGATGAGCCGCGGCAGGTCGGCGACCTCGAGGGCGGGGTTGGTGGGGGACTCCACCCAGAGCAGGGCACAGTCCTCGTCCTCCGACATCCGCGCGATCACCGCGTCGGTGTCGGTGATGTCGACCAGGGTCGAGTGCAGGCGCCCCCGCGACTCCAGGTCGCCCAGTGCCATCACGCTCCCGGTGTAGGCGTGCTGGGGAGCGACGACACCGGAGCCGAGGCCGACGAGGTCCAGCACGGCGGTCACGGCGGCCATGCCGGAGGCGTAGCCGAGTGCCCGGCCGCCCTCGAGCGCACCGAGGGCCTCCTCGAACGCGCTCCACGTCGGGTTCCCATAGCGGCCGTACTCCAGGTCGCCGGTGGCGACGTAGGTGGAGGCCATCGTGATCGGCGCGTTGAACGGCGCGTCGGGCTCCTTGGCGGGCCGACCGGCCGTGACGGCGAGGGTGGCGGGGCGCAGGGGGGAGGAGGCGTCGGAGCGCGAAGCGGACATGGCCCAACGGTAGGGTCTGGCCCGATGAACGACTCCACCGGCCGCCGTCCCCGTGTCGCCCTCGTCTTCGGCGGGCGCTCCAGCGAGCACGCGATCTCCTGCGTCACTGCAGGCAGCGTCCTGGAGGCGATCGACCGCGACAAGTACGAGGTGCTGCCGATCGGGATCGCCCCCGACGGCCAGTGGGTCCTGGAGGCCGACGACCCCCAGCGGCACCGCATCACCGGGCGCGGCCAGCTGCCGGCGGTGGACGACTCGCTGCCCACCGTGGCGCTGGTGCGGACCGAGGGGGGCACCAGTCTGACGGTGAGCGACCCGAGTGCCCCGCCACGCGAGCTCGGTGACGTCGACGTGGTCTTCCCGCTGCTGCACGGACCGTGGGGGGAGGACGGCACGATCCAGGGGATGCTGGAGATGGCCGGGGTCCGCTACGTGGGCGCCGGGGTGCTCGCCTCGGCCGTGGCGATGGACAAGGCCTTCATGAAGGTCGTCCTCACCGAGGCCGGGTTGCCGGTGATGCCGAGCGTGACCGTGACCGCGCGCGACTGGGAGCGCGACCGGCTCGACGTCCGCGAGCGCATCCGCGGACTGGGGTTCCCGACCTTCGCCAAGCCCGCGCGGGGCGGCTCGAGCATCGGGATCGCCAAGATCCACGACGACAGCGAGATCGACGCCGCCGTCGAGGGTGCTCTCGCCCACGACCCCAAGGTGCTCGTCGAGGTGGCGGCGGAGGGCGCACGCGAGGTCGAGTGCGGCGTCCTGCAGTCCCTCGAGGGTGAGCCGGAGGCCAGCGTGCCCGCCGAGATCCGCATCACCGGGGACCACGAGTTCTACGACTTCGACGCCAAGTACCTCCCCGAGGAGGCGACCGAGCTCGACGTGCCGGCCGACCTGCCCGACGAGGTCACGGCGCGGGTGCAGGAGCTGGCACGACAGGCGTTCACCGTGACCGGGTGCGAGGGGTTGGCGCGGGTCGACTTCTTCGTGATGCCGGACGGCTCGTTGGTCGTCAACGAGCTCAACACGATGCCCGGCTTCACACCGCTGTCGATGTTCCCGCAGATGTGGGCCGCCTCGGGGCTGCCCTACGCCGACCTCATCGACCGGCTCATCGGGTTGGCGCTCCAGCGCGGCACGGGCCTGCGCTGAGGGCCGGCAGCCGGCTCACAGGCACTCGCCGGGCTGGCTGCGCAGGTGCTCCTCCACCAGCGGTCCCAGCGACGCCATCACCGCGGCCCCGCCCTCGGGCCAGTACGCCGCCGGCACGACCACCTCGATGCGGGGGAGGTCCCAGGCCGAGGTGAGGGCCAGGTCCTGCGGTTCGGTCCCGAACTGGTCGTCGGGGAGGTACCACCGCACGCCATCGACGACCTCGCAGGCCGCACCCTCGCGGAGCTCAGGCGGCTCGGGGACGCCGCAGGTCACCACGATCGCCGGGTCGCCGTACGCCGCCCCGAGCGCGTCGTCGGGGTCGACCTCGCCGCGTGCCTGGTCGGCCAGCGTGTCCGGCAGCGACTCGACGAACGCCGCACAGGCGGACTCGTCCTCGGCGGAGAGGTCGTGGTCGGTGATCTGCGTGCCGCCACAGGCCGTCGTGGCGACCGCGACGACGGCGAGCGGCGCCACGAGGCGGTGGCGGACACGGTGCCGCGTCCGCCACGCGCGTC comes from Nocardioides panacisoli and encodes:
- a CDS encoding trans-sulfuration enzyme family protein, translating into MSASRSDASSPLRPATLAVTAGRPAKEPDAPFNAPITMASTYVATGDLEYGRYGNPTWSAFEEALGALEGGRALGYASGMAAVTAVLDLVGLGSGVVAPQHAYTGSVMALGDLESRGRLHSTLVDITDTDAVIARMSEDEDCALLWVESPTNPALEVADLPRLIEAAHELSIRVVVDNTFATPLRQNPLESGADIVLHSATKFLAGHSDVQMGALVVRDEAVHKALKDRRDLTGNTPGPFETWLTLRGMRTLHVRLDRAEETAKDLADRLEQHRAVTEVRYPGFGAIVSVVVEGGGPAADLLVRDTRLWAHATSLGGVESTLERRRRWKAEAATIPEGLVRLSVGIEDATDLWTDLERALDRIAPR
- a CDS encoding D-alanine--D-alanine ligase family protein; the protein is MNDSTGRRPRVALVFGGRSSEHAISCVTAGSVLEAIDRDKYEVLPIGIAPDGQWVLEADDPQRHRITGRGQLPAVDDSLPTVALVRTEGGTSLTVSDPSAPPRELGDVDVVFPLLHGPWGEDGTIQGMLEMAGVRYVGAGVLASAVAMDKAFMKVVLTEAGLPVMPSVTVTARDWERDRLDVRERIRGLGFPTFAKPARGGSSIGIAKIHDDSEIDAAVEGALAHDPKVLVEVAAEGAREVECGVLQSLEGEPEASVPAEIRITGDHEFYDFDAKYLPEEATELDVPADLPDEVTARVQELARQAFTVTGCEGLARVDFFVMPDGSLVVNELNTMPGFTPLSMFPQMWAASGLPYADLIDRLIGLALQRGTGLR
- a CDS encoding DUF3515 domain-containing protein; this translates as MSPRRAWRTRHRVRHRLVAPLAVVAVATTACGGTQITDHDLSAEDESACAAFVESLPDTLADQARGEVDPDDALGAAYGDPAIVVTCGVPEPPELREGAACEVVDGVRWYLPDDQFGTEPQDLALTSAWDLPRIEVVVPAAYWPEGGAAVMASLGPLVEEHLRSQPGECL